TCATTGTTGGGGGACTGGCAGGGCCCGGGCTCTCCTAATGGCTAATTCAATGTCACCCATATCTTCAATCATGATATGTTTACTTATACCCTATTTAAATGCATGCATTGCGTTCTTCAAATTAAATCAAGAAGAATATACAGTTAAGGTCAAAGTTATTCGCCCCTTTCACTAAATGCTGCAATGTTTGTAACGTTTTATATGGTAAACCATTCTTAAATGTCCCcattttggtgtatttttgactataatattcatattcaagaTTGGTTTGGTCCAAATGATTAGCCCTCATAAATTTTGCGTTTTTGTCAATtagcaactcattcattcattttctaccgctttttcctcacaagggtcgcgggggtgctggagcctaccccagctgtctttgggcaagaggcggggtacaccctggactggtcgccagccaatcacagggcacatatggacaaacaaccattcacactcacattcatgctaggttaatttggagtcacctagcatgtttttggaatgtgggaggaaaccggagtacccagagaaaacccacgcatacatggggagaacatgcaaactccacacagagatggccgagggtggaattgaaccctggtctcctagctgtgaggtctgcgcgctaaccactagaccgccgtgccacccccaaTTAGCAATTAATTAATCTTATTTATGTGATTCTAAAAAGAAGGCTTAGTATCACTGGAGGGAGAAGGATGTATTGCCATTGCGAATTCTGTCAAAACTAAACCTGGGAATGGATTCCCAGCTTTCCAGAACTAGCTTCCATTGGACTTGATGGGCTGTTGATCATGATGGAATTCATggcaattgtaaaaaaaaaaaaaaaactcgattGAAGTTTGTCCCGGACAATCTGAAGTAAGGGGATGATCTTTGGTAGTCGTGTCTTTTGGTGTGATGAAACCAAACCGGAGGGCATATGGAGGTTGCATTTGTTTGGTAAAACAAGGGTGAGGCTCtaaaaaactctaaaaaaaattactgtttCCGCAGTGAAACATGGTGATGGGAACTTAATACCAgggggttgttttgctgattcaaatgaaaaaaaaagccttccaATAAGACAATGACACCAAAGTTGGTTTAGAAAGTTTTGAAGGACACCAAAAATCAAGGCTGTTAAGAGTCCAGGTCCCAGTCCTATCATGGATTATATGGAGAGAGCTCAAGGTTATAGGGTCTGTGGTGGGAGGGCAAGATATTTGGACACTCTGCAGACGTGCCAACTTAGTTTCAAACTACAATCCACCCACTCAGGACCCTACTGAGGACaaatggtatagaaaatggatgtatggaagaCATAATTCATAGACATATTGCATGTTCTATAATTGGATGGTGTGTTAAAGACTAGTTTTATGTATAATGACTCTTTTCGattttgtttgtgtatgtgtggagTGTGGTCATTCGTGTCTGCTTACAGTTTAAAGAGCCTGGCCAGCTGGTCTGTGACGTCTGACGTGCCACTTGGTGGTCTACCGCTGTGAGACCCCCATGGCAGAGTGGTCGAGACCCACTAACTTTCCTTCCCAGGCAGGCTGCAGAGACCATGGTGGGCGCTCAGCAGATGGAGCCTCCGGTGATTCTCCTTtcctgcaaaataaaaaaaaaagagtgagagATAGGAATTAAGTGCCAGAGATGGGACCGGCCTCCACCCATCGCAGATGCCAGGAGAAGGCTGAGACTTTGGAGAGCCCCCGCCCCCTGCTGCGAGGGTGCAGTTGGAACAGGTGCAGTCTCATCTCCCCTCGTACCCTTTGTCAGCACCTCAGTGGTGGAGCCCGTGCTCTCTTCCTGTCCTCGCTCCTTCTCATTCACACACTTGAGAGGTGTTGTGGGACTACGTCCAGCCCCTCGTGCAAGCCAGACGTGAACCCGTCCATACATCCTCGTTTCCACATGCCAAAAAACACCCACCTATAGAGAAAAGTGTTCAAGCAAAAGTGAGAGCTGATGACCATTAAAGGTCAAATAGTGGCATTGCGTTGACCTCTACATCATCTCCAAGACACAAGGTCCATGCTGTATAGCAGCCAGGACCCTGCGTGATGGAAAGAGTTTACGACAGGCGGGCAGGAAGCAAGGCCCGACAGGCCACCTTGACATCTCCGTGCTCGCGGGACCTTGGTGGGCCCTGTCCCGTTGACCTCAGAGCCCCTCCCAGCCCCCTGGGCCAATTCTACCAGCTCTGAGTTATTATCATAATTTCCCAGAGAGTCATTGCAGGGCTTCCACAAGCAGAGAGGCATCTGTGTTTTACAGAATGTTTGCTGCTTTATTGCCTTGATGTCACTCCTAGGCCAGCACAAAGGGGCCCTCAATGATAAGAAAACCAGCCATGTGAAAAATGAAGGACCGGCCGTTCAGGACTGAGAGGTGAAaagggaaaataataaaatacaagacGAATGTGGAGCTCCACTGTATTTCATGTTCAAACCTTTGTCTGCCTGCTTTTAAAGCCATAAGAGGAAGATTATAATAAATTCAGTTGATCACATGATAACAAAAGGAAACGTGGGGCTTATTTCCTGTCTTGAGGTCATTTTTCTTGTACAGTACAGGGTCATTCAAAGCTTAGTCTGAAACTTAGATCaatatacatgtacagtacctgACACTTAAAGGTCCCTGAAAGTACTGATTAGTACCTAATGAAATTGCCTGTCAAAAAATCATTTGTGTGTTAGAAACCCCTACACAGTACACTGAAtataataatccatccatccatccattttcctccgcttacccgggtccgggtcgcgggggcagcagtcttagtagggaagcccagacttcccggtccccggccacctcctccagctccaccgggaggacaccaaggcgttcccaggccagctgtgagacatagtccctccagcgtgtcctaggtctatgaatataataataataataataacaatacattttgactggcgaccagtccagggtgtaccctgcctctcgcccaaagacagctggaataggctccagcaccccccgcgaccctcgtgaggaaaaagcagcggaaaatgaatgaatgaatgaataatacattttatttgtatagcgcttttcaaaatactcaaagacactttacagaagaatggagttgaataaagcaagtaaacagaatagaagacacaccaacatacaacattcattggttaatacacagaaTATCTCTATAAACATGTATTTGCATGAATTCCTACTCAGAGGTCAGATCCTCCATTGTATTTATGTGCAAAAAGATGGCATCCTAAAGCATGATGCATTCTTATCTTTTTTAACCTGCTAATCATGCCTTCATGACAGACTGCTGCTTTGGCTGCTTCCAAGCGCCTGAGTGATGTAGCTGGCTGGGGTCACTGACAGGGAACCTGTGACCAGCACGTGGCCCCTGATGGAATGGAAGTGATGCTAATATTGCCAAAGCTTTAGCATGTCTGTCCTCACCCCTCACTCTGGAACTGAGGGGGCCCCTCGGCTATCGCTACATCTTCCCATTTTCTTTAATTACAGAACAGTGTATTGCATTTGGCTCATATAGAAGGCAGATATTGAGAGAAGATAGGATATATAAACATCTGTCAACACCACAGCATATTAAGGAGAAAACCAAGCATTATCGCTATTCTATCCTTCCAAATTAACGCTTAATATCAAAATACATGAGCAAGAAGCAAGCATGCCTATATTTTGTTGCTTTGGAGCCAcaagatatactgtatttggatAACCTTATTTCAGCTAGATCAGGAGTCAGGTGAAGAAAAGAAAGACATTTATATTGTGAGGAGAAAGAAGTTTGGTCATTTAAGGTGACCATATTTTGAATACCAAAAAACAGGAGCCTCAGCCTGGTAATGATCTCAAATGATATCAAGTAGTATATTCAGAGATGCCttaatttgaatacatttaaaaGCATACCTCCTCTGTAGAGATGGAAAACTGTTATGGTGGTCGCCCTATTCGGTTTACCTTCAAACATAACGAGTCATTTACAAAAGTTTTCCAGTCAAACCACGTGATGTGGATGAAACCAAGCATGATTTGGTTGAAGGGGGCGTGTACCGCGGGACCTCAGCTTTCAGGTTAACTAGAAGGTAAAAATTTGAACTTACAACAGTAATtgctcaaaaataaaacatattaaattattaatattatatcgTATGAATTACACTGCATAAAAAGGCGGAATTTTGAGTAGATATGAGTTGGTTTAGCCTTGGCTGTAGTTGGGTGACGTAGGAGATCATAGTGGCTCAATGGTGGTGTTAATTTGTGTCATCAAAACAcgaaaaaacaaagtcaaagaaaGGGCCCAAAGATAAAGATATAAAAGTATGGCGCTGTAGCATCACTTTAAGTGCACCACATAAACACATAATGGAATGTATATGATCATATAAGCTAACGTTACATGGTAGCTAACTGCTGTTCATTTCTTTTGTGTAAATGTGGATTTAGGTAAAATGCAATTTAAGAGGAGCATGAGCTTGGGCGTCATTTAAGCCAGAACCGCTaccatattttgtaaaccaatgACCTAAACTATATAACCTTATTCAATGAGCTCTTACATTTAAGAAATAGTTCTCTTTAATATGGATTGGCACCATAATTGTATTAGccccattatttaaaaacatggcCGATACACCAGAAACCGCCTAATACATAAACTCTCTGCAGAAAATTATAATGGGAGAGTGAGAGATGCTTCTGTGAGAAAGTTCCCACTTTTATATCTGATTTGAAACAGTCCCTTTGGATACTTTGAAAGAAATATTGGGCTACAGGTGCAGACACTGGGACAATGGGGGTGTTTCCAACAGTAACGGTTCCATTATTATAATGGAAATATGccagaaaaaagaaacaaatgacACACTAAACCAATATGAGGCCTGCATCCTCACATGCTGATCCACATGGCCTCAGCCTCACTTCACCTACCGGTGACACCGTTCATCTGAAAGCTCCCGCCATAACCGTGACGCTCTGTAACAGCCGTCTCCCTCACAAGAAATATTGTTGCTTTGATGTGATTGAATTCACTGCACCCAGACAAGAGGAGGTCATTCCGAGTCCTGCCGCAGCATCCAAATACACTGTAGATAATAAGCAACACGGGGAGAATAAAGGAGAGCATCAGGATGAGGCAGCAGAGAGGTCACTTTGACAACCTGGAAGAGAGCACATGCCAAACAGCATCTCTGCATCCCCCACCCCGTCCCCCTATCCTCTGTCTCTCTATAATCCCCTCTCTGATCCACCAGTCATTGGAGGCCAGCCGTAACCCGTGATCACCGTGCCCTAATCTGAGCCCTCGTCCCGTCCGCGGCCCACCTCCGACAGGAGCGTCCGGCTGCCAGCGTAGGAGTGGCAGGCTTAGTTCTCCAGAGAGACAGCTAGAGGTTGCCTCTACATGGATGGGCACTTCGCAGCTCGGCGGGGGCGGGAGGAAGGGGCAACATAGCAGCTGCTCAGGACATATGGGCAGAATTCATTAAGTCTGGCAAAATGAGCCAATTGTGGAGGTGGAAAGAGTGAGCGTTTGTATGTctaatgggagaaaaaaaaacctcattgcATTTGAGCTTGAATATTCCACCATTTATAAATATTCAAAGCACAATTATCCTGTCTGATAGCTTCATCCACAGGAATACGCTTGATGAAGTAGATTCAAGGCCTAAGAAGTTCAAAAACTCTACTTGTATTTGTGACGGGCGGTGATTGAGCTTTGTCCTTGAGGTCTTTTGCTGTGCATCCTCAAATGTCATGAGAGCGCTCTGTGTCTCAGAAATAAACCTAATCACAATCTGTAAATGTTACAACTGTTTCTCTAATAGAGCTGCATGCACGCTGGAGCCCTGCATTGAAATTCACACACATGAACCAACCAAAGACTAAATTGAATGCTGATAGATACACACAGCCAGTGACATGCAGTATACAATGCATTTCATGAATTAGACAGGACATGTCACAGAAAATGTTGATGTCCTTGAACCTGGTCTCActatcttctttttttccactttaaagaGCAATTTGAACAGGAGCCAACTTACCATCCATTTCTGTTCATCCAATAAAAAAGGTATAATGTATGCTAATCCACCCGGTGTCAACAGGAACAGTGTTCAATGCATTTGAGATAATAGTGAAGAAAAGGTTGCTCCTATCGAAGAGCTGCAAGATAAAGTCAATGGCACGGTCAATAACAATAAGGTTGTGGGCCTTAATGAGGAATGTTAATTTAAACACAATCAACTGGATTTCAGCTTAGCTGATTATCAACCTTGGACTTGTATCAGGGTGTTGATAATGCTGGTTGTAGGGAGGACATCTCAAGAGTTCCCGCTGTGATGATGCAAGTTAAAAACctacaaaaaaagtgaaatctaCACAAAGTCAGGGTCACGTAAGGCATCAGTGAGCTTTATGtagaaataacaaaacaaatgtacagaatatactatatacaagtCAGGAAATATACATTCTAGATTATCACACTATAATTTAAGTTGATGTTCCTGTTCCCACTGGAGCCATTCAAACCAGACATTTTACTCATGTTGCAGGTTATGAAGCTTGTTCTTCACTCTCTCCTTGATCCCATTCCATAAGCAGCTCTGAGGACACCTCTGTAAACAGATGATCCCAGTCCCAGAGCACATCTTCCTGCAGAGCAGCCAAAGAAGAATTGGGGGCAGGCAAAGGTGCACCAAGAAAAAGGAGACGGGGAGCAGAAGGAGCACAGAGAGGAGAATGGGGGGAAGCGGTGAGTGTTAATGTACACATCATAAATCATGATTACCTGGGAGGCAGAGTGGCAACCTCCCCTGATGCTCTGGACAACAGCTGGACTATTTGCTGGGAGCTCAGAGGTGATAGTTAGTAAAAATTCACTCAcctctttcacttcctgttctggtgCTAAAACCTTTGTGAGGAGCTTCAAGTCGATTTCTCCATCCTGAAGAGAGAACCCTTTAAAGTATTTGCTGAACTAAATGGACCACCATAATAAGTCaagataataatataaaagatATATTTGTTGTAAACTCACTAGTGTCTGGAATGCAGAATAATATTTCAGATCGTTGTCCAGGTCTCTGTAGGTCATTACCCGGTTGACTTGAACACtaatatttaagacataaaatgggaaaaatagacaaaaaaaatatttcagtctGAACATATCCCATGAACTACAAAACAGGAGTGAGAAGTGGCTTTGGAGAAGTTGATGGGCTTGAGGACTTCGAGCAAAGACAATGGAAAGCAGGAGACGGGTGCCAAGTGGTAAACGCCTCAAATTGAAACCCAGCTGCTTATCTGCGGGTCGGAATTAAGTGAGGGGGCTCTCAAAGTGGCCGGGGCCTAGCAGCGCATGCCAGTCCTACTTATTGCACATTACACGCTACATTGCCCCTGCAATGAGTTCAATGTGGATATTATCTCGCACAGAGAGCAAGCCCCTGCCTAATAACCTCCACCGCTGTCATAGCCTCGCTACATATTCGACACATGTCGCCGTGCCTCTCACTGCCCTGTAAATCAAAGGGCCCACTTGGTAAGGCCTGGGTAACAGAGCTGCATAAATCACACCCAACAGAGGTCCATATCAGCCAGATCAAGTGACGCACTCTAGCAAAGGcaaaaatgaaggaaaatgGAGCAGGTGACTGGAAGCCACTCATATTAAGTCCTGTTTGTGGACAAAGCCAAACCTGGTTTATGGACCTACCTCGGGGGAGCTGCTACTTGCATGTTGAGATCTTCTTCCTGCACTTCATCCAAGTCTGGAATGACTGGAACGTCTAAAAACATAATAAGATGGTATTAGACTTGTGGTTGTGCTGGGCACACCCCCCCCCTCGCTCTTCCGCCacatcctcacaagagttgtcCTGTCACAACAGCCATTCGGCCATGAATATTCAAAAGTGAGGCGGCAGCACTTCCTGCTGTGAGTGGGGCGCTGGCCAGGGGCTCCCCAGGAAAGCACCCCCTACTACCTTAGCATTTGGGCCCTGTCAGCACTGCCCACCTCGAGGACCCGCAGTGGCCGGTGGGCCGACCTCCATGTCCACTCTGCCACTCCGACTGGGGCGGCGTCCAGCCATGTGCAAGAGTATTTGCTCGCAGGCCCATCTGTGTGGGGTCGGATGTCACTGCGTGGCCTGGCAGGAGCTGTGGCGCTGAGACCTGCCAGCCTGCTGCTCAAACAGTGGGAACCCACTTTAATTGGCAAAACGCAACAGGAGAGAAGATGGCTCCACTCCCCAGAAGGACGGGGCAAACTTTCAGAGCGTTGGGTTTGGACATTTGTTACAACAGGAAAATATGGGTGGAAATAATGAGGCGTGTAGGAAGACAGGAGGGAAATGAGCACACTAAAGAGTAAAAAGGAAAATGTTGCAATGTCATTGTAAGCGCCCCAGTGGCACTGACATGTACTAACAAAAAATATTGGCAACAAAAGAGTAGGgaatattatagtatagtacacGGTGCTACACAAGGCAATACACAACGTTAATTGTTATGTATCTCTTGCTTTAGGAGGACTTCTGGAGATTGTGTCAACACTGAGCATTGGTGCTTCCATGAGTAGTGTTTTCTGGATGGGCCAGCACACTGAACATGCTTATTAGCTCTCCACACCCCAAAGCTGACTGAGCGAGACGAGCATGAAAGGAACAGCAGTGAAATGGTGAGCTGCACTGCATGCAAAAGTCTGTCAGTAATCTCCAGCAACAGTACTGCAGCCTGGGGGCAAAGTCAATAGAGGAGGAGATGGAAGTGTGCATCTGATGTGAGCAAGTATCCTGGCATCTATGTCACAGCTGCTTCAGAATTACCCCAAAAAGCAAAGATTGATCACTGGtccaacactgcattttagTAGTCCATAAATCTGACTGAGAGCATGAGAAATAAAATGGTTTTGATTTTTTCGCCGAAagtgttaactttttttttttaataaagagtGTCGCCTTCATAACTTGTTtcccttttttaaaatgaacCTAAATGAAAAATGCCAAGCTCGTTTACCCACTGACAAGATTCATCTGTGTTTCTGATATCCAAATAAATGCAGGCGCGGGTATTTCATATTCATGAGGCCCCGGTGACACTTTGTCCTCTCATTTACAAAGCACAGCGTTCAGCAGAATCCATCCCCCCTGGACCCCCAATCAAATTTAATGGTCTTAGTGCAATGACATCAAAAAGCCTCGCCATCCGGCTCCTTGCATATAGCATCCTTGGCGGTCTTTCTGTCCACACCCACCCTGACACCACTTCAGCCGGTAATGTGTTATGACGTATGTAAATGATTCTCCATATTGACTATGTCTTtaagtacaaaaaatacttaaaataaatataataaattctaTCAAATCAATTAACTAAACAAATACAACATTTGAATCGAGCTCCACATACTGTAATGTCCACAGTGGAGGTCACGGAGGACAGCAGCCCAGCCGAGCTCCATAATGATGAGATGTTTCTCCTCACTATCATGCCTACCTATCACCTACTGTATACTGATTTCCTCGCCCGGTCCAGACATTCATCACAACAAGGTGGCTATTGTCTGGCAGCGCGCGGCCCACACGTATCCTTATTACACGGTTGCGTCCAGCTTCTTTGCTGAAGCATGTAAATATCAAGAAGGGATCATTTGCGGTGAATGTAGACAAGCTCTCGGGCAGGCACACGACAGTCAGCGACTTTGAACGGGACGTCTCGCCGCATCAGCTGGGCCTCTAATAAAGGATGTAGGGGTCCAGTCAAAAATTCAGCCAGCCATGGAATCCATTTTGAAAAGGAATATGGGATGATATTCAACCCATCAGTGCTTCGGTGTAAGACAGTGAGACATGAATCAGATGAGTGTTTGCAGTAGCGCTGCTATTTTAAGTGACCGTCAGGGAGTTGTGGGGGCAGCTGATGGGGCGATGCGAGCCAGGACCCGGGCCCCCCCCCCTGTCTCCCAGCTAGTAGCCAGTGGACATATTGGATAAGCGTAGGggacatacagtataatcaAGATCTTAGGGGCTATCTCACTACCCCTCAGCACTGTAATTTCCAATGCCCCTGCCTCTAGCCCGGTTTTAAGAGCTCTCCCTCCACAGAGAAATCAACTTTCTGCCGGTATTAAGCCACAGAAAACTGAATCATGGACCAATTTTTATTGTGAACACTCAGTAGTGACAGGGAATGCGCACGTTGATTGACGACTATAAAGTCAACTTTCTGCATTTTGCACATCAAAGTTTTGAATTTAACTTTTGTCAGCACataaattcaactttttttatgAAGTAAGATAATAAGATGATCAATACGATGACCAATGATGTTTTTCATACATATTGTACCACTCCAATTTTAACGTATTTCAATGCTATTTTGCACAAATAAATAACCCGATTATCCAGCGCTGGGCTTTGCAGTCATTCCCATCTCAGCCCAGACGTTGTTTGTTTTGCACAGAATTGGGCCCTCAGGTGACTTCGTCTAAGCAGAAATGTTCCTGCTAGATCtgtttgtgagtgtgtgatTAACTGTCGCCTGGGGGAGGGAGAGGCGTCTACTTAATTCCCTGAACACAGTTCTGAGGCAAATAGGCATCTAATTTTGTTTAATGAACATGTTCATGTTTATCAAAAGGTGAGTGGTTATTTATAAAGCATCAGTGGTCAGCGGCGGCGCTCTGCATTCACATAGCATCCAAGGAGAAATGTCGCCAGCTACAATCTTGACTGGTTGCTTATCTGCTCTATTGCACAGGATAAATGTGCTGGGGAGGCACCAGAGGGTTCCTCTCTGCTCGAAAGGAGAGACACAAAGTGGGGGACAGCAAGGGTGCTCTTACCTCCATCGTCATCTGACGCTTGGGGAGTTTGTGGTCGCAGGCGGCGACTGTAGAAACACAAAGTGAGGGAATATTAATTATTGAATACTTTAAAATGCAGCGCAATTTtgaggtcatgtgactgagAGGGTGACTTGGCTGGTGGCGACTGTCATGACGACCCTGTGTTTTGTTACTTCCCCTTGTGTGACGTATGAGAAAAGTGTATTAAGACCGCAATCTGGGCCCCTCTCCTTCTAACACCATTATTAGGCTCCAGCTGCCATGATGAGTCAAAAATAGATGCCTGTGTGCATCCTCTACCTGCTCTCCACATGACCATGTCTATTCTAGTCACAGCTTCACTGTTACTCCAAGAATAACAGCAGAGCTTGGCTCCTGACGGCAATAAAAGTGATGACAACTCAGTcacgccgttttttttttcaatcatgtTAAGTGATTGTTCTTGGACGTCAAGGATTAGGTGCAACCAAGGACAATGTGAACGAGCAGCCCCAATGCCACTTTACTGCGATGCGAACATTTAAACTGAACTATGTTTATCCACGCACAGAAATGTAACTGTCATTGAATTCAATCAGCAGCTACAAAAGTACTTAGGAGTATGGATGATGATGCGGCTGAGTCAGCTTACTCTTCCAGGTCGTCGGCAGCAGCTCTTCTCGAAGATCTGTGCGCAGGGAGAAAGGACAACAAATTGTAAGGCACCATTCATGCGAGTAGAGTAATTCTCTACTTCCAAATAACAGTCTTCAACCCTATCTTATGATAGTAATTCTGCTCTCAGAGGAGTCGACTATAGTTGTGTCTTCTCTGTTCATGTGCTGAATCATGTTGCTATCTTTTAAGACTTCACTCATGTTTAGACAGCTCAGCTTGAACAATGCAGGAACTAAAACACTATGATTTAACACCACTCTATTTGAACACGTGCTCTTTGTTTCGGGTAGAAATTCATCAAGTCAGATATACATATAAGGGATCGCAATACATTCAATAATTTAGTCGGCGGCATCATTAAGCAAAAGAGACAAGTTAAATTTGGGTGTAGTATGTCTTCATTCGTAAACACACTTCTTAAGGCAGCAAAAtatgattttgtttgtttttcctggTTACATAGTGCCCCCTGTTGGTGTAAAGCTTACTCTGCCAGTGTGGGAGTCATCCCAAAGTATTGGCCAAATAAGTGGCATGACTGTTATGTTCCAAGACTCACAGAGATGGACAGCTTTTGTGTTTGCATCCTTGATCCACACTGATTTTCATGTCAGATGGAGTGCATAATATGTAGGCTATAACTGAATTAGTCATGTTTTATTGACCTGATATTCTGATTGCAGTGTCTTATGAACGCTTATTAAAAAGGTAACAGCGAGGAACCAGGTGTCAAACCAGGCGGGGCAGAGAGGAGCAGAGAGCGT
The sequence above is drawn from the Doryrhamphus excisus isolate RoL2022-K1 chromosome 13, RoL_Dexc_1.0, whole genome shotgun sequence genome and encodes:
- the LOC131140588 gene encoding intraflagellar transport protein 43 homolog isoform X2 — encoded protein: MDDGVQLGEPGPVKNVAKSGRRARLAADQTSQGDARISRKSSGSASAGEGPPPKPLRRQGGWAEESSGSGSGKSSRRAAADDLEDRRLRPQTPQASDDDGDVPVIPDLDEVQEEDLNMQVAAPPSVQVNRVMTYRDLDNDLKYYSAFQTLDGEIDLKLLTKVLAPEQEVKEEDVLWDWDHLFTEVSSELLMEWDQGESEEQAS
- the LOC131140588 gene encoding intraflagellar transport protein 43 homolog isoform X1, with the translated sequence MDDGVQLGEPGPVKNVAKSGRRARLAADQTSQGDARISRKSSGSASAGEGPPPKPLRRQGGWAEESSGSGSGKSSRRAAADDLEDRRLRPQTPQASDDDGDVPVIPDLDEVQEEDLNMQVAAPPSVQVNRVMTYRDLDNDLKYYSAFQTLDGEIDLKLLTKVLAPEQEVKEMCSGTGIICLQRCPQSCLWNGIKERVKNKLHNLQHE